AGTTGGTCCCGAACTGGAACTCCAGGGTGATACCGGTTACGATCCCCAAGGCAAAATTGATCAAAAAAAGTTTCCCCCAGAATTTGGTCATTTTCAGATACACTGCATCCTGGGTCTTGACGTAGCGGGTCTCCATGATGGCGATCATGATGGACAGACCGAGGGTAAGGGGTACAAATAAAAAATGAAAAATGGTGGCCGCTGCAAACTGCAATCGGGAAAGCATTAAAGCATCCATAAACCCTCCTTTCTCTATTCTTGATGAGCCCTTGAAAGCCAAGATTTCAAGGGACTCATTCCTTTTTGGGATTGATCATGGGAAGCAGGCAACTTTCTTCTTTTAATAATCGGTTAAAGGTGGCTTGCCGGAGGGTGTTCCTGAGTTGCCCTCTGGCCTTTTCCCAAACTTTATTTACCGAGCAGGTCTTACTGCGGAAGCAGGATTTCGATCCCATCAGGCAGTCGTTGAGAAATATCTCCCCGATAACCGCTTCTACGACCCAAAGGAGGCTGATCTTTGATGGGGGTACCCGGAGCCGATAACCGCCTCTGGCCCCCTGGATAATTTCGATCAACCCGGCCCGGGATAGTTGTTGGGCGATCTTTCCCAGGAACTGATCCGGTATATCCATCTCCCGGGCAATGTCCCGACGGCCGACAATGCCCCCTTCCTTTTTTGAAGAAAGGTACAAAATGCAACGCACTGCATATTCTCCGGCT
This window of the Deltaproteobacteria bacterium genome carries:
- a CDS encoding Rrf2 family transcriptional regulator codes for the protein MRLTKAGEYAVRCILYLSSKKEGGIVGRRDIAREMDIPDQFLGKIAQQLSRAGLIEIIQGARGGYRLRVPPSKISLLWVVEAVIGEIFLNDCLMGSKSCFRSKTCSVNKVWEKARGQLRNTLRQATFNRLLKEESCLLPMINPKKE